A genome region from Hevea brasiliensis isolate MT/VB/25A 57/8 chromosome 7, ASM3005281v1, whole genome shotgun sequence includes the following:
- the LOC131181592 gene encoding terpene synthase 10-like, giving the protein MALQLLAPFSSCSFPKQPLRNHNPFILSKKGKISSPLGCMVSPKLAKKTIVRRSANYQPPIWEYDFVQSLKSEYGGHVYTKRINKLKEEVRVMLKQAVNPLDPLQLIDTLQRLGLAYHFEDEIKRILMSIYTHNSYDNTRMREDLYATALEFRLLRQHGYKIPQEIFNSFRDEEGNFKMYLCEDREAMLSLYEASFLSEEGESILQYARDFTTTSLKKYVQQSKDQNLSMLISHALELPFHWRMLRLEARWFIDVYERKQDMNPLLLELAKLDFNSVQATHQDDLKYMSRWWRNTGLGEKLDFARDRIMENYLWTIGVIFEPQFSNCRRMSTKVNALITTIDDIYDVYGTLDELELFTNAVQRWDVNATEQLPDYMKLCFLCLHNSINEIAFDVLREQGVHIIPYLKKAWADICKSYLLEAKWYHSGYTPSLQEYIDNAWISISAPVILVHAYFLVKSPITNDALKCLEEYSYIIRCSSMILRLADDLGTSSDELKRGDVPKSIQCYMHETGASEEKARDHIRFLISETWNEMNKERVADSPFSETFIGVAINLARMAQCMYQYGDGHGIQNRETKDRVLSLLVQPIPCMQLPSAYL; this is encoded by the exons ATGGCCCTTCAATTGCTTGCTCCATTTTCTAGTTGCTCTTTCCCTAAACAGCCACTAAGAAATCACAACCCATTCATATTATCAAAAAAGGGCAAAATTTCCAGCCCTCTTGGATGCATGGTTAGTCCAAAACTTGCCAAGAAAACTATTGTGAGACGATCTGCAAATTACCAACCTCCCATTTGGGAATATGATTTTGTCCAGTCGCTGAAGAGTGAATATGgg GGACATGTGTACACAAAACGGATCAATAAGCTGAAGGAAGAGGTGAGGGTGATGCTTAAGCAAGCTGTGAATCCTTTGGATCCGCTCCAGCTAATTGATACCCTACAAAGACTTGGATTAGCTTATCACTTTGAAGATGAAATAAAGAGAATCTTGATGAGCATTTACACCCATAATAGCTATGATAATACACGGATGAGGGAGGATTTATATGCTACAGCTCTTGAATTTAGACTCCTGAGACAACATGGATATAAAATACCCCAAG AGATCTTCAATAGTTTCCGAGATGAAGAGGGAAACTTCAAAATGTACCTATGTGAGGATCGGGAGGCAATGCTATCTTTGTATGAGGCATCATTCCTTTCAGAGGAAGGTGAAAGTATCTTACAATATGCAAGAGATTTTACAACCACTTCTCTAAAGAAGTATGTTCAACAAAGTAAAGACCAAAACCTATCCATGTTAATAAGTCATGCACTGGAGCTCCCATTTCACTGGAGGATGCTAAGGTTGGAGGCCAGATGGTTTATAGATGTATACGAGAGAAAACAAGACATGAATCCTCTTCTGCTAGAACTTGCTAAATTGGATTTCAACAGTGTGCAAGCAACACACCAGGACGATCTAAAATACATGTCAAG GTGGTGGAGGAATACAGGTTTAGGAGAAAAATTGGACTTTGCCAGAGATAGGATAATGGAGAACTACTTATGGACAATTGGGGTGATATTCGAGCCACAATTCAGCAATTGTAGGAGAATGAGCACAAAGGTCAATGCACTAATAACAACAATCGATGATATATATGATGTGTATGGTACCTTGGATGAGCTTGAGCTGTTCACTAATGCTGTTCAAAG ATGGGATGTTAATGCAACAGAGCAGCTTCCAGACTATATGAAATTATGTTTCCTTTGTCTCCATAACTCAATAAATGAAATAGCTTTTGATGTCCTTAGGGAGCAAGGAGTTCACATCATCCCCTACTTGAAGAAAGCC tgGGCAGACATTTGCAAATCATACTTATTGGAGGCCAAGTGGTACCACAGTGGATATACACCAAGTTTACAAGAATATATTGACAACGCGTGGATCTCTATATCAGCTCCTGTGATCCTAGTACATGCTTATTTTCTTGTAAAATCTCCAATCACAAATGATGCCTTGAAATGCTTGGAAGAGTATTCTTATATAATTCGATGTTCATCCATGATTCTTAGACTTGCAGATGATCTTGGAACATCATCA GATGAATTAAAGAGAGGTGATGTTCCGAAATCAATTCAATGTTACATGCATGAAACTGGAGCTTCAGAAGAAAAAGCTCGTGATCATATTCGATTTCTAATTAGCGAAACATGGAATGAAATGAATAAAGAAAGGGTTGCAGATTCTCCATTCTCAGAAACTTTTATTGGCGTAGCAATTAACCTAGCTAGAATGGCACAATGCATGTACCAGTATGGAGATGGGCATGGGATTCAGAATCGTGAGACTAAGGACCGAGTTCTATCATTACTTGTTCAACCAATTCCATGTATGCAGCTTCCTTCTGCCTATCTGTAA